The sequence below is a genomic window from Lemur catta isolate mLemCat1 chromosome 12, mLemCat1.pri, whole genome shotgun sequence.
CAAACGGCCAGCCCTCCCCAGCTTGGGAAGGTTTGCTTTTCACTTTCAACTTGTTCAATCATCATTAACTTCGAAAATTGTCACATTCCATTTGTGCAATGAAAATTTCACCACCGGTAACCGTCTGGGTGAAGTTTTTGCAGGGGAGGCCCTAAATCTTATAGAGCACCTCACACATCCTCAAGGTCATTTGCCGTCTTTCCTTGTTTAATGACAGTTACCTAAAATCCTGGAGTCAGTCTGTGACCCAACATCGGTGACTTTGAAGACCTCTCTGTGTGTGGGGACACATTACTCTCTCTGAGACTGAAAGGGCTCACTGGGTGATTTGACACATGCATGCTATCTGAGAAAAATTAGGGCgagtgcacatgtgtgtgtgtgcacacgcacagatacacgcacacacacacacactcatgcccCTCCTGTGCTGCAAATTGTGTGCACACACTGGAGTTTTTACTGAGCAATAGGAAAGGTCTTTGCTGAGCAGACGCTACTAAAAAGCCCGCTGGACGGAGCCCACCCCACAGCAGCTTCCCTGCTCTGAGCAGCCCGCTGCCCTGGAGGGGCTGCAGTATCAAACTGGGGAGGTTCCAAAAAGCTTCTGGAGAGGAGAAACaggcttctttttattttgccattgGGCTTGAGAAATCTTGATCCCCgttgttaattatttaattatatttccccCTCTGCAGAGAAGTTCTGAAATGTTCAATCCCAGTGAATCTGGCACAGGGCCAAATTCCTGGCAGGAACATTCCAAATAGGAATTTTGGAAGGTGGCTGTCAGGTGGCAAGATGGCTAAATTAAGAGGTCACTTGATCCAGAGGCTTAGGAAAAGCACAGAGTCTACCGGGGCTAGTTGAATAAATTTTGTGCCATTTGGCAAGTAAGTCATAGGTAAATAGGCCCCAGGCATAGGCCCTGATTCAATTTTCAAGGTGAAAACTAAGAGAATGTATGTAGGGAGCTCTCCAGAGTCTCACGTGCTTAGGCATTAACACACTTACTAGAGACTCTCCAAGAAGAGCTTCTTGATTTCTAGGACAAGTTTTAATCCCACGGTTTCACCAGGTTAGCTGCTAAACTAAGGTCTGGATTATAGACACAATATCTTGGCCCCTTTCAGCCAGCTCTAgctcataatattaatatattagaatatttattattgCTAGTACCCAATTTTTAATTGACTAGTAGAATTGGAGGGTAGGAGAGAGGGCAGAAATagtctaatgattttttttccaattcttctGGCTAATATCAGACCAGACCCTGGGTCTAATGAAAAATCATGTGTCTCCTAAAACATGAAAGATGTCTTGCCGTTTTAATGGCTGGATGACAGCACCACCATTTAAGAAAAGAGATTCCAATACTAGGTTATTAGCTGAAAAAAAGTTTGTACAAAATTTCCCAGGAAAGGTATTTTTATTCAAACACTTGCATATGTGCCCTGtattctttcaaatgttttataaatattaactcctttaatccttATAGTAATTTCAAGAGGCgaagtaacttacccaaagtcacagaaCGCAGGAAGTCTGGGCCTGTATTGTACTATACAGCTGTATTTTTTCATGAAGATCTCTCAGAGGGATATGCAACCCAAATGCTCATTTACCTGTTGCTTCATGTTGGGCAGATGGTGTGCAAAGAGAAAAGTGATCTATTTGTTCTGCTTTACAGGGATTGAAAAACGGAGATCAAGTCTCTAAATTGCCCCTTTTCCTTACACTGATTTCTTCTTCTACTTTCCTGTCTCCACCACTGTGGAGGTCAGCCTGTACTGCCGGGTCCTGGGGGAGCTCTCCTCTCCGTGTCTGTGGGGgtgcctctctctctcccgcccgtgcacacgcacacacagacacgcacgcaCACAGAGCTATTACCGTGCTTCAGTGAAGCTGTACAGAGTTTGTGATCCGGGCATAGAAGCAGACATCATTTGCTCATTAGAGCTAAGTTTTCAGGACGTGCCCCACTTACTGACCTCCACTAACGGCCTGGGTTTGCGCTCGACTGCAAACCTGAAGTGGCAGAGTTCACAGTAGCTGGTATTTGAAGACGACAGCCAGTGCTCCAGGCAGCTCCGATGAATTGTCCCCAAGGTCCCTGTACATTCACATGGAGAGAGCAAGTCCTCTTGGCTGCTGCCCTCATGGCAGATCCTGCACATCGGCCGGTCGTTGAAGGGGCTGCAAGAGAAGGAGGGGGCAGCTGCTGGTCACTGGGCTGGAAACCACTGCCATGTGGATGGCCGCTGGCTCTGGTCCTTTGGTCCCTCCCCAGTGGCAGCTGCTTTAAGATCCCTTAGCTCCACACTTGACCGTGGCTGAGGGGCAGGTGGCCCGGGGCACTCCAGAGCACTCGGGCCATCTACTTTCtacaatacaaagaaatagggAGTGGCCAGTATCAAAGTAACCAGGTGTGGCCCAGGATCAAAGTGAGTAAAAATGagcaatatattatttttgtcttgaaTATAGATGTAGTTCAGGCGAAGAactaatcaaaaaataaaaagccatccTTCACCATTAAGAACAGAAATTGTTTTGACATGACAGATTGCACCTTTTGGACCAGGCCAGGACACTTTTGTACACCCAGAGGTcccttccatttctctttccGATAGGgcgggagaaggagaggagggcaggTAACCAACAAGCAAGCCTGAAGCTGCCACAGAGACCTGCAGTCTGAGCCAGAGCACAAAGCCCAGCGGTGGACGGGGCTTGGAGGTTTCACAGGACGCTCTCTGGGACGCCAAAGACACTAAACTGAAAGCGAGTAATGAGCATGTCCTGCCGAGGTGGCCTCAGCCCAGAGATCTGCGTTTAATCTGGAGGCACCACTCCTGCACACTTCGCGAGGGGAGCAACGCACGGTCGGCGGTTGCTGCCGCGGGCTCCGGACTCCCGCTGGCTGGGCTCAAAGCCGAGCTCCGCTCCTCACCAGCCGGCCGACTTCGGGCAAGTACCTTCACCTCCCTGTGCCTTAGCCTCCTCATCTCTAACGCAGGGACAAAGAATGGTCATGGTGCCTTCCTCATTTGGTGACTGTGAGGATGAGAAAACACAGTCCAGATTAGAAGCTTAGAAGAGGGACCAGCACATACTAAATGCACAGTTAACGCTAGCTATTGTCACTTGTGGAAAAACTCAGGCCAAGGAATTGGTCCTCATCACATAAGTGGTGGCGAATGGAAAGCCGGACTAAGATGGCCTCAGTTCTCCGTGGGCACCCTGTCCTGTCTGGGAACCATCCCTCTCTGATCAACGTCATCTTATGTTGCTATGCTGTTCTTTGCTGggtattagattttaaaatatgtcatcaTATCTGTGACAGCCCTGTGACCAGACTCTTTACCtaccctcccctgcctctccctgggtCCCCCCAAAGATGGCAGTGACCCAGGCCAACGCCCCAGCACACCCTAAACACCACCTTTGGTCCAGATGGAAATGGCCGTGGAAGCACTGCTGCTCCCCTGGGGATGAACGAAGGCCACGAGGGGACTAGAAGAGGGAAGGACCCTCTCCCACTCGCCAGAAAGACCTGCTTGCGCTCAGGGGCGGGAAAAGAAAGTTGACAGAGGTGACTTTTTTCTCTCATGATCCCTGGCTTCCTTCATTCACGTGGGGCCTGTGGAACTCTGAAACCTTCTGGTTTACGTTATCGTGCGGTGGGAGAGCTGGTACAAATGCCCGACAGAgggacacatacacacacacacacacacacacacacacaaacacgcactgGCTTTCGGGTTTCAGCCATGCCGCCCGTAGCCTGCTCCTCCTGAGCAGACGAGCTGTCTGACAGCTGCTGATGGCTCCAGTGCCCCCGTCTCAGCTCACAGAGCAACAAGGATGCTCACGGCCTCCTCGTGTTGAGTCCTGTCCGCTTGTTAGATGCTCTCCAGGAcgagaaaaattatatattaaatgcttttctatttctttcctttgcaaTAATAGCTGCACAGATTGTAAACAGAAGGCTTATGGGCAGTGTTCACAACAGGATGGGAGTGTGATTCCGCGTCCCAGGGCCACCACGTCCAGGCTGCGGTGCTGGCGGGAGTCCCGCCATGGGCACACGCGTCTGCGGGCCTGTGTCTGACCAGCGGGGGGTCGGTCACTCAGACCCGGGCAGCGCTAACCCTGGGGGCAAGTCCAGAGTTGACACGCATTTCACATTCATGGGTCAGAAGTCCCACTTCCCCGCTCTGAAAAAAAGCTGGAGAAGCCCAGGGGCACCCATCAGcccggcagccccagcccccgctCTGCCTCGGGACAGCAGCAGCACGGAGCAGGCGACCTGCCGGCCGGGACAGCACCCTCCGAGCTGTTCAGGGCCTTCACTCGTGCTCTGGTTCGCCCCCCGGAAGGCACAGAAGGCTTTAACAGCAGCACTTCGTGGAGCAGGGTGTGTGTCGTGGGTCAGGAGTGGGGGCCATGGCGGCTGAAGGAGGGGGCGACAGAAGAGGCCCTTACAGGGTGAGAAGAGACCCACCTGGGAAGCAGCCCTGACGGTGCTTCCATCGGGTCGTGCCAGCCAGCAGGCACACCAGGAAGGTCACTTCCAAAGTTTTGCTCGCAAATCTAATCACTTTAGGTGCCTTCTTCACTCTATTCTAATGGGGCTACCTCTGTTAGTTCCTGGAGACCAGAAGAGCGCGATTACCATAGCAATGTCGAAATAACAAACATAAAGCACGCAGCCCCGTGTCTTGCGGGATCCTtcccctcctggctctctgcaAGTGTGACTTTAAGGGGAAAACTCAGCAAGGCGAATTTCAGCTTTACATCCTATTGCTATAGAAGCAGCGATGACAGAACTCCTGTAGCTGGTTTTTCCCCTAGCACCTCCTAGCCCCTGACACAAAGACCTGAGCACTAATTACATTCCCGTTAGCATTTTCCATCTGGCAGAGAGTTCTCTGGATCAGTTAcagattcatttattttaactgtGGTACTACCTCTGGGTGGCAAGAGTCCGCACTACTGTGGACAGCAGCTGCCCGTCCTTGGCTGAAACTTGCATGACATACTGCGGCTGCCCGTTCCCCAGGCTGCCACAGTCCTCCACCGCCTTCCCCACGGGCGCAGCCGAGCTGGTGCAGTCTGGCAGGACTTCGGGCAGGTGACTGCAGCGGCTGGTTGTCATGGTAACAGACAGCAATTACTCTGCTAATGGCTTCCACATTCATACAGGATTTCCATCTAAGAGAGATCAGAAAACAGTTACTTGGGCAGGGTGGTTAATCGAAATGGAGAATTGCGGGCCACCAACATCATCATgtcattatttaatataaataacagGGGTGGCCTAGACACGGCACACTATCTTGTTACCATTTAATACAAGTGTGcacgtgcgcgcgcgcacacacacacacatacacacacgcagaGTCCACAGGAAAGAGCGGCTGTGGTTGTGAACAAGACAGCAGGCACGTCAGAGTGTATAAACAGTTAGGAGCCCTGCTTTCCGAGAGGCGCAGGAAAGATGGCTCCGAGGCCTGGGTCGGAAGAGAGGATAAGCAGTCCGCCCGCTCTGGGCAGAGGAGCAGTATGTCTCTGTTGACACTCTGAAAGTTACTAGAATCATTATTAAAACTGTTTGCAACTATTTTTTCTGGTAAGCAATTTATTCTCCATGCAGCATCCTTCTGAGATACTAAggctaaaaaaagagagaaagaagggaaaaaatgaatttggCCAAGTAGCACGTTCTGGGACAATGTTTGCTAAACATGAATCATTCAACTACTGTACAGCTTTCTGACTTCTGCTATACCTGCGCCCTGTAATACAATTTTCTACTTAGTATGTCTTGAAAATTAACTTCCTTTAAAAACTTAACCTATTTTAGCTTTGTTGTAAACAAAGTTATTCATGAGATGATGAATATGATGACCTCGTCTCCCTTTTTGTCTAATggacattaaaataaatacattagcaTTGATATTTTTGTCTGTGTACTAGCTAAACTCCAGGGGCACGTGCATCACCACAGGGAAACACACAGGCGAACATAAGAAAGTGATAAATGAGACCTCTCTCACCAGTGAAAAATAATCCATCAACAGTAAGGGCCTTTCCTCCCTGACACGTGGTCTACCACATAAACTTCGAGGAATTATGTTCCTGGTCGGTATGGTGCAGGCTTGGTCGTGACCTCACATTCAAAGCACTCAAACCCACCAGAGTGAGGAACCCCACTGTATTCAATAAGAAGTCAGGGTGTGATGCATAAGAAATAGAGGCTTTTACAAAAACCTGCAGGAGGATTCTGTCCAAAGGTGAGATGACACAGTTCCTCGGGCCATGCGCAGTTCTGCCAGCCCGGCCAGCTCGAGCTCCTGAGCCCGACACGGCCGGATCGGCTGACGGACTGAGCTCGCTTCAATAGCCAGTGTGGGTGGCCAAGGCCTCaagactaaataaatgaaaatctcgccctccccccaacccccaaccctaaGGAGGTTTCTAGAATTCCTCAAAGGGTTGTTTTCTCCCAGATATTTGTCTCtacttattacatttttcttGATCCCTATAGGTCTGGAAAGCAGGATCTTCCCAACTTCCAGAATATTGTGCACCCACCGGACGTTCCCTAGGCGAGAACACAGTGTTTCCAGATGAACTTGAGCTGACAGTTTCCCTCCCGACAAGCACACGTCAAGCAGGCCTGACTGTCGGAGACAACTGGACGTGACTGCCATCCCCTCCTTGCTACCGAAGCGTCTGGGTGGCCTCGTGCCAGcagcctcccttcccaccctcgTGGGCTGGCTCGAGTCCTCTCAGGGTCTGTCTGCCCGTGCCCAGCAGGCTTCGACCCGTGGTGGGGAGAGGGCTGCGGACACCAGGCCCTTCCATGCCATTCTCATGACCTTAACACTGGGCATTCAGGGAACACAATCAGACAGTTAGCTGGTGTGGGGTGTGGTTTTGCTGTTTAAACAggatttattgcttttaaaagaaatactgcAACAGCAAGAAGTATATAGCATGTTATCAAAAgtacagaaaagcacaaagaaaacaataaaactcacTCATAATCCCACCATCCGGATAACCACAGTAAATTTTTTGGGGtagatgtctttttaatttttgaaagagttGGCAGGGTGGAGTTGATTGGTAGCTGGGGCcagatagttttttttctttttttaactgaattaaTTGTATCTCTAAGGCCAGAGAACAAAAGGATGTTAAAAGACTATCCCCTTCTAAAAGCGTGTATAACTCCCCTCCGCTGGCCTGCCCTTACAAAATCCCATTGACGTGATTTTAAATTCTCATAATGCCTCACAGTCACAAAGTGTAACTTCCTGGCCCAGCTCTCTCGCTTCACAAGGCAGCCACAGATTAAGAGCCAGGGGTGTGTTGGCAGGAAAAGCAGACACAGCGACCTTCTTGCCACGTGGAATCATTATGTCTGGGTGCACTCTGAGAGTCTATTTTCGGGCTTTGCATAACTCCAGCTCGGAGTGCCAAATGCTCCCTCCCTACACTTGACGGAACTGGAAGGAGGTGAAGCGGGGGTGCACAGAGTGTGTGACGGGACCAGGGATGTCAGTAGCTAGGCTGCCCTTAGTGAACTGCCTGTCACCCGGCATGTGACGTCCCTAAGTTCACTCACCTGTAACCCACATTAAGTTCTCATCAAAGGAAGTAGTTCTAAATGAATGACCTAAATCCACAATAAAATGCCCTTAAAAATACTCTTGAGGCAGAATTTCCCTTAaactcattttatatatgtaatttcaCTTCTGGATAATatacttcatttcatttctttttttcacgGGCAAAAGGGACATTATCTGATACCTGATCAGTTTATTCCATTTGCAGTGGACACTGGGCACTGAGTTCAGCATGAAGACACAAAAGGCACAGAAGGCTCTACCTTGCCTTCCCCTAGGAACAAGCCCTAGTTCTTTCTCTTGGGACATCTCTGCAGAATCCTGCATCCAAGATCCTCTAAGCCTTCACTCAACGTAGGACCTCACTGAAATGGTATTCCAGTCTAACACTCCCTGAAGAATGTGCCAGCGTGTCTGCTGTATACCACACACCAGAACAACCGTAAGATACTACGACTGGCATGCCAGATGAATCCCAACAGCTCTAAAAGACCATGGCCTTGAATTAAAAATGGGGTGGGAGGGATTACATACAGCATGAGCACCTTCGATCATGGTAGGGATGGCTGAGTTGGTTCCAATCCCAGAAGAGTGGATCTAACCACCTACTCAGGTgtaggaggaggaaagggagcaCATTCTGCCCTGATCTCAGTGAAAGGCAAGCCCAGAGGCTGCAGTGCAGGCAGGAGTGGGCCTCGGGGGCTACATGCACCAATTGGCATGCATATGTTGCACCTGGGGCAGTGACAAATGGCCCACTGCATTTTCCTGTCTCATTCAGAGCCACCTGGGAAAACAGCAGGCTGTTGCCGTGGATGCTAGAAAGAGCTGAGCTGTCAGTTTGCCGCCTAGCACTGGTGTTCCACTGATCTTTCTGCAAAATTTCAAGCACCATTCGACTGCTTTCTTATCAATGCCGGTGCACTGGGCTTGTGGAGAGTAATTCCTAGTCCACCGAAGAATTCTTCTCTAGGTGATTTCTCAGGGCAAAAACATAACGCTGGGAGGGAGCGGTGTATATGTGAACCTGAAACCTCAAACAGCACTGGTAGGACAGGTCCTTTGTTGGCCAGGCTCAAAACCTTGTACAATTTCTTTCTCGGGCTGAGAATAATACATGATTTGGCACTGGCCAAACTCAGCTGCACACAGTGGGAAGAGCGGGAGTAGGTGGACGAGACGGAGACGGTGAAACGGAGGGGgtggcaaaataaatgaaagcctGATTAgagaattgttaaaataaaaaggctTGTCTGTTAAACTGTGACCTCTGCAAAGGACAGGTTTCACAGAAGCAGGAGACCCAATCAGCCTGCAGCTACGCGTTGCTGCGTTCTGGAACAGGCTGCCACTGGTAAGTGATTTCCATGGGAACAGGGCTGGCACGCTGAGGATGCAGCCACAGgatgtggggaagggaagagcaCGCTCTGCTCACCTCTGCAGCCCCCTTAACTCAGTAGCACAACGTCCCGCACCCCCATCTCCCTGAGGATCATGCAGCTGGGGAAAGGGCTCTGTTTGTGGAGGCACAACACCAACACCTGCACCCTGGCTCCCTGCT
It includes:
- the MARCHF3 gene encoding E3 ubiquitin-protein ligase MARCHF3 → MTTSRCSHLPEVLPDCTSSAAPVGKAVEDCGSLGNGQPQYVMQVSAKDGQLLSTVVRTLATQSPFNDRPMCRICHEGSSQEDLLSPCECTGTLGTIHRSCLEHWLSSSNTSYCELCHFRFAVERKPRPLVEWLRNPGPQHEKRTLFGDMVCFLFITPLATISGWLCLRGAVDHLHFSSRLEAVGLIALTVALFTIYLFWTLVSFRYHCRLYNEWRRTNQRVILLIPKSVHVPSNQQSLLGLHSVKRNSKETIV